The Crocosphaera subtropica ATCC 51142 genome includes a window with the following:
- a CDS encoding AI-2E family transporter: MYFSNFVGVIALLIAIYIFWKIRFIILLTFAAVALATAVNYLVQLLMKSGLKKRSVSIVVALFLLLLIFAVFLLLIFPPFIDQVQQSLSLLPLAVDRIEAWLMWLQETVPEQLVGEIQKLENLTRDLPGIATQLVGNFYSIFSGSLGVLLNILLVTVVMIMLLASPRPYIRLFLAFFPSFYRRRAAKILKKSEIALVGWTKGILFNMLVITLLSWFGLSILQVKLSLANALLAGLLTFIPNLGPVLSCIPPIVLALIDAPWKALAVLILYILIQQAESNILTPLVMKQQVSLLPAVTLLAQASFAIFFGFIGLFLALPLTVVAQVWIEEVLIKDILSSWNKNKRSL; the protein is encoded by the coding sequence TTGTATTTTAGTAACTTTGTAGGTGTAATTGCGCTGCTAATCGCCATTTATATTTTCTGGAAAATTCGCTTTATTATTCTGCTGACGTTTGCGGCAGTAGCCTTGGCAACGGCAGTTAATTATTTAGTTCAGTTATTGATGAAGTCAGGGCTAAAAAAGCGTAGTGTATCAATTGTTGTGGCTTTATTTCTACTCTTGTTAATATTTGCAGTTTTTCTGTTGCTAATTTTTCCGCCATTTATCGATCAGGTACAACAATCCCTTTCCTTATTACCTCTGGCTGTAGATAGGATTGAGGCTTGGTTAATGTGGTTGCAAGAAACAGTCCCAGAACAGCTTGTCGGAGAAATTCAAAAGCTAGAAAATCTGACTCGTGATTTACCCGGTATTGCCACCCAGCTTGTCGGCAATTTCTATAGTATTTTTTCAGGTTCGTTGGGTGTTCTGTTAAATATTTTGCTGGTGACGGTGGTAATGATTATGCTACTTGCCAGTCCCAGGCCGTATATACGCTTATTTCTCGCTTTTTTCCCCTCTTTCTATCGTCGCCGCGCTGCCAAAATTCTCAAAAAAAGTGAGATTGCTTTAGTGGGGTGGACTAAGGGAATTTTGTTTAATATGCTGGTTATTACTCTTCTTAGCTGGTTTGGATTGAGCATTCTGCAAGTCAAACTTTCTCTAGCTAATGCGCTTTTGGCTGGCTTATTAACCTTTATTCCAAATTTAGGTCCTGTTTTAAGCTGTATTCCTCCAATTGTTTTGGCTTTAATCGATGCACCCTGGAAAGCGTTAGCCGTATTGATACTTTATATTCTAATTCAACAAGCAGAAAGTAATATCTTGACTCCTTTAGTAATGAAGCAACAGGTATCTTTATTACCGGCAGTGACTTTACTCGCTCAAGCCTCATTTGCCATCTTTTTTGGTTTTATTGGTTTATTTTTGGCATTACCCTTAACTGTGGTGGCTCAGGTATGGATTGAAGAGGTCTTAATTAAAGATATTTTAAGTAGCTGGAATAAAAACAAGCGATCGCTTTAA
- a CDS encoding SDR family NAD(P)-dependent oxidoreductase — protein sequence MNTEKIDKNILIIGASRGIGLGFVKILIEREERVNIYATYRQKETAQELFKLQIQYSHSLTLLQLDIIEEEQISNLAKQLKQEISELHLVINCVGILHEDNINPEKSLRHINTENLLTYFQVNSIASVLLAKHLLPFFRHSHQSIFAAISAKVGSIEDNYLGGWYGYRASKAALNMFLKTISIEYKRTCPHTIVVALHPGTTDTNLSKPFQKNVPLEKLFSVERTVKQLLTIIDNLTENDTGQFFSWDGNCLPW from the coding sequence ATGAATACTGAAAAGATTGATAAAAATATTCTCATTATTGGGGCTTCTAGGGGAATTGGACTAGGATTTGTGAAAATTCTGATTGAACGTGAAGAAAGGGTCAATATTTATGCAACTTATCGCCAAAAAGAAACAGCACAAGAGTTATTTAAGTTACAGATTCAATATTCTCACTCTCTAACATTATTACAGTTAGATATTATCGAAGAAGAACAAATCAGTAATCTAGCTAAACAGTTAAAACAAGAAATATCAGAACTCCATTTAGTTATTAACTGTGTCGGTATTCTTCATGAAGATAATATTAATCCTGAAAAAAGTCTCAGACATATTAACACTGAAAACTTATTGACCTACTTTCAAGTTAATAGTATCGCCAGTGTTTTATTAGCTAAACATTTATTACCTTTCTTTCGTCATTCCCACCAGAGCATTTTTGCTGCTATTAGTGCCAAAGTGGGCAGTATTGAAGATAATTATCTGGGGGGTTGGTACGGTTATCGCGCTTCAAAAGCAGCCCTTAATATGTTTTTAAAAACCATTTCTATTGAATATAAAAGAACTTGTCCTCATACAATTGTGGTTGCATTACATCCTGGCACAACGGACACCAATTTATCTAAACCGTTCCAAAAAAATGTTCCCCTAGAGAAGTTATTTTCTGTGGAAAGAACCGTTAAACAACTATTAACTATTATTGATAACTTAACTGAAAATGATACAGGACAATTCTTTTCTTGGGATGGCAATTGTCTTCCTTGGTAA
- the nth gene encoding endonuclease III, with the protein MKTPNQLKKALEILKILKQLYPDATCSLTYDSPVQLLVATILSAQCTDERVNKVTPELFTQFPDAKGLANADREVLETWIRSTGFYRNKAKNIQGACQKIVADFNGQVPQTMEELLLLPGVARKTANVVLAHAFGINAGVTVDTHVKRLSQRLGLTKATDPVKIEKDLMALLPQKDWENFSIRIIYHGRQICKARTPNCQDCKLAHLCSFIG; encoded by the coding sequence ATGAAAACACCCAATCAACTAAAAAAAGCGTTAGAAATACTAAAAATTCTCAAACAATTATATCCCGATGCCACTTGTAGTTTAACTTATGATAGTCCGGTTCAATTATTAGTAGCGACTATCCTATCGGCACAATGTACAGATGAACGGGTCAATAAAGTGACCCCTGAATTATTTACTCAGTTTCCTGATGCTAAAGGGTTAGCTAATGCAGATCGAGAGGTATTAGAAACCTGGATCCGTTCTACAGGATTTTATCGGAATAAAGCTAAAAATATTCAAGGAGCTTGTCAAAAAATTGTTGCAGATTTTAACGGTCAAGTTCCTCAAACAATGGAAGAATTATTATTATTACCTGGAGTTGCCAGAAAAACAGCTAATGTGGTCTTAGCCCACGCTTTTGGTATTAATGCAGGGGTCACAGTGGATACCCACGTTAAACGATTAAGTCAACGATTAGGGTTAACAAAAGCCACTGATCCTGTTAAAATTGAAAAAGATTTAATGGCTTTATTACCGCAAAAAGATTGGGAAAACTTTTCCATTCGTATTATTTATCATGGTCGTCAAATTTGTAAGGCCAGAACGCCGAATTGTCAAGATTGTAAATTAGCTCATCTCTGTTCTTTTATCGGTTGA